GCCGAGTTCCCGAAGTTCCGGCAGTTGCTGCCGACCGAGCACACCGCACTGGCCACCGTCGGTATCGCCGAGTTGGTGGAAGCCATCAAACGTGTTGCGCTGGTTGCCGACCGTGGAGCGCAGATCCGGCTGGAATTCGAGCCGGGACTGCTGCGGTTGTCGGCAGGTGCCGATGATGTGGGCCGTGCCGAGGAAGAACTCGAAGTAGATTTCGTCGGTGAACCGCTGACCATCGCCTTCAATCCGACGTACCTGACCGATGGTCTGGGGTCGCTGCACTCGAATCGGGTGACTTTCGGCTTCACGACTCCCAGCCGTCCGGCCGTACTGCGTCCGGCGGAAGACGATCAAAGCTCGCCAGAAGGCCCCGGGCCGTTTACGGCAGCGCAAACTGACTATGTCTATCTATTGATGCCGGTGCGCCTGCCCGGCTAGGGCTCGCACCCCAATCGGTATAGGTACTGGTCATCGGAGGTTATAGGTCATGCAGCTGGGTTTGGTTGGACTGGGCAAGATGGGTTTCAACATGCGCGACCGGCTGCGCGCCGGTGGGCATGAGGTCATCGGATACGACCCACGCCCGGAGGTCACCGATGTGCCCTCGCTCAAAGGGCTGGCCGATGCCTTAGAGGCGCCTCGTGTGGTGTGGGTGATGGTGCCGTCGGGTCCGATTACCCAACAGACGATTGCTGAGCTCGCCGAGGAATTGTCCGAGGGAGACCTCGTGATCGACGGTGGTAACTCGAGGTTCACCGAAGACCAGCCGAATGCGGATCTGTTGGCGGCCAAGGGGATTGGATACATCGATGCGGGTGTATCTGGCGGGGTGTGGGGCAAGGAGAACGGCTACGGGCTGATGGTCGGGGGCAGCGACGCCGATGTGGCGCGGGCGCTGCCGATCTTCGACACGCTGCGTCCCGAGGGTGATCGTGCGGACGGCTTCGTACATGCCGGCCCGGTCGGCGCGGGTCACTACGCCAAGATGATTCACAACGGTATCGAGTACGGCCTCATGCATGCCTATGCCGAGGGGTACGAGCTACTGGCGGCCGAACCGCTGATTACCGATGTGCAGGCCGTACTGCAGGCCTGGACCAAGGGCACCGTGGTGAGGTCATGGCTGTTGGATCTGCTGGCCAAGGCTTTGAAGGAAGATCCCGGCTTCGACGCGATTTCCGGATACACCGAAGACTCCGGAGAGGGACGTTGGACGGTCGAGGAGGCGATCAATCATCGGGTGCCCGCGCCGGTCATCGCCGCGTCGTTGTTCGCGAGATTTGCTTCGCGGCAGGAAGATTCACCTGCAATGAAGGCGGTATCGGCGTTGCGTAACCAGTTCGGCGGCCATGCGGTCAAGCGCGTCGGTCTCTCCGGATAAGGGACGCGCGCGGACCGACGTGTACGTACGACAGCTGGGACTGCGAGACTTCCGGTCGTGGGAAAGAGTTGACCTGGAGCTCGAACCCGGGCGCACCGTGTTCGTCGGCCCCAACGGCTACGGCAAGACTAATCTTGTTGAGGCCCTTTGGTATTCGTCTACCTTGGGTTCGCACCGAGTCGCCACCGACGCCCCCCTTGTACGCAACGGTGCCGAAAGGGCGGTGGTGTCGACCATCGTCGTCAACGACGGTCGGGAATTGGCGATCGATCTGGAGATCGCGGCCGGGCGGGCGAATAAGGCCCGGATAAACCGCTCCCCGGTGCGCAGCCCACGGGAGATCGTTGGAATTCTGCACGCGGTGCTCTTCGCACCCGAGGATTTGTCCTTGGTGCGCGGCGACCCGTCCGATCGACGCCGTTTTCTTGACGACCTGCTGATCCAGCGCCGTCCCCGGATGGCCGGCGTGCGTGCCGACTATGACAAGGTGCTCCGGCAGCGCACCGCGCTGCTCAAGACCGCAGGTGCGGCGTTGAGACAGCGGAATGATCAGAGTGTGCTGGATACCCTCGATGTGTGGAATGGGCATCTGGTTGCACACGGCGCCGAATTACTTTCTGCGCGTATCGAATTGGTGGGTGAGTTGCGGCCACTGGTGGAAAAGTCGTACCAGCTGCTGGCGCCCGCATCGCGGCTGGCCGATATCGCGTACCGCAGTAGCGTCGAGGGCGTCGACGGAGAACTTTCGGTGGAACGCCTTACGGAGGCACTGAACGCCGGGCTGGCCGCCAAACGGTCGGCAGAGATTGAACGCGGAGTCTGTCTGGTGGGTCCACACCGAGACGACCTGGAGCTGCGGCTCGGCGACGGACCGGCGAAAGGCTTCGCCAGTCATGGGGAATCGTGGTCTTTCGCTTTGGCCCTGCGGCTTGCCGCCTTTGACCTGCTCCGTTCCGACGGCACCGACCCCCTGTTGATGCTCGACGATGTGTTCGCAGAACTCGATGGCGCCAGGCGGAGGTCCTTGGCCACTGTCGCGGCCGACGCGGAGCAAGTACTCGTGACGGCGGCGGTCCCCGACGACGTTCCCGAGGAATTGTCGGCGCGCACGGTTACCGTCGACGTACAGGAAGATCCTTCGGGACGAAAGTCGGTGGCGCATGAGTGAGGAAGAGGCCTGGCCGCCGGAGCATCTGGCCGGGGTTGCAGGGATGGATTTGGTGCGGCGGGTGCTCGAAGAGGCACGTGGCGCAGCCAAACAGCAAGGTAAAGACATCGGCAGAGGAGGCAGATCACCGCAGCAGCGTCGACGGGTCGCAGGAGGGCGCCGCACCTGGTCAGGTCCGGGCCCGGATGCGCGCGATCCGCAGCTGCTGGGAAGGGCGGCAGGAGATCTGGCCAATCGCCGGGGCTGGTCCTCGCGAGTCTCCGAGGGCGCGGTGTTCGGTCGGTGGGAGGCCGTCGTCGGCGAGCAGATTGCCGCACATGCGACCCCGACCGCCCTGAACGAGGGAGTACTGACAGTCTCGGCGGAGTCCACAGCCTGGGCGACGCAGCTGCGGCTGGTGCAGGCGCAGCTGCTAGCGAAGATCGCTGCGGCGGTGGGAGACGGGGTGGTGACAAGTCTGAAGATCTCCGGGCCGACCGCGCCCTCCTGGCGTAAGGGTCCCCGACATATCGCCGGACGCGGCCCGCGCGATACCTATGGTTGAGGGCTCATCGCCGCGTCGTGCCGTAGAACCGGTGTCTAGAGCGCCTGACACGGCCTGATCCGAGATATGCGACGGACGGCGTAAATAGAGGGGATGAAACATGCCCTGAAGCTAGGTGCCGCCGGTACAGACCAGTAGGATGTTGGTAACACGGTTCGCTGGGTCTGTGGCCCGCGAGAGTCGTTACTTCCAGACAGGAGACAAAGTCGATCGTGGCTGCGCCGAAGAAGAGTGCCAAGAGCGAATACAGTGCCGACTCGATCACCATCCTAGAGGGGCTCGAAGCGGTCCGGAAACGCCCCGGCATGTACATCGGGTCAACCGGTGAACGCGGTCTGCACCATCTGATCTGGGAAGTTGTCGACAACTCCGTTGATGAGGCGATGGCCGGCTACGCCACCACCGTCGAGGTGACGATGCTTGAGGACGGCGGCATCCAGGTCAAGGACGACGGTCGCGGTATCCCGGTGGCCATGCATGCCTCCGGCATACCCACCGTTGACGTCGTCATGACCCAGCTGCACGCCGGCGGCAAGTTCGACTCGGATTCCTACGCGGTGTCGGGCGGTCTGCACGGTGTGGGTATCTCGGTGGTGAACGCGCTCTCGACCAAGGTCGAGCTGGAGATTCTGCGCGATGGCCACGAGTGGCAGCAGGTCTACACGGCCTCAGTGCCGGGCACATTGCAGCAGGGCGCGGCCACCAAGAAGACGGGCACCACGGTCCGGTTCTGGGCGGATCCGGAGATCTTCGAGACCACTACCTATGACTTTGAGACGGTCGCCAGGCGCCTCCAGGAGCAGGCCTTCCTCAACAAGGGCCTGACCATCAAGCTCACCGACGAGCGTGTGAGTAACGCCGACGTGACCGACGAGGTGGTCAGCGACACCGCCGAGGCACCTAAGAGCGCCGAGGAACAGGCCGCGGAATCGGCTGCGCCGCATAAGGTTAAGAACCGCGTCTTCCACTACCCCGATGGCCTGGTCGACTTCGTCAAGCACATCAACCGCACCAAATCGGCCATCCACACCACCATCGTCGACTTCTCCGGAAAAGGTGAAGGCCACGAGGTCGAGATCGCGATGCAGTGGAATGCGGGCTACTCCGAGTCGGTGCACACCTTCGCCAACACCATCAACACCCACGAGGGCGGCACGCACGAAGAGGGATTCCGCGCTGCGCTCACGACGGTGGTCAACAAGTACGCCAAGGAGAAGAAGCTTCTCAAGGAGAAGGACACCAACCTCACCGGTGATGACATCCGTGAGGGATTGGCAGCGGTCATCTCGGTAAAGGTCGGTGAGCCTCAGTTCGAGGGTCAGACCAAGACCAAGCTGGGTAACACCGAGGTCAAGTCCTTTGTGCAGAAGGTGTGCAACGAGCAGCTGCAGCACTGGTTCGACTCGAATCCTGCCGACGCAAAAACCGTTGTGAATAAGGCGGTTTCGTCGGCACAGGCGCGGATCGCGGCGCGCAAGGCGCGTGAGCTGGTCCGTCGCAAGAGCGCCACCGACATCGGTGGGCTGCCCGGCAAGCTGGCCGACTGCCGCTCCACCGATCCGTCGAAGTCGGAACTGTATGTGGTGGAGGGTGACTCGGCCGGTGGTTCGGCCAAGAGCGGCCGCGACTCGATGTTCCAGGCCATCCTGCCGCTGCGCGGCAAGATCATCAACGTTGAAAAGGCGCGTATCGACCGGGTTTTGAAGAACACCGAAGTCCAGGCGATCATCACCGCGTTGGGCACGGGTATCCATGACGAGTTCGATATTGCCAAGCTGCGGTATCACAAGATCGTGTTGATGGCCGACGCCGACGTTGACGGCCAACACATTTCGACGTTGCTGCTGACGTTGTTGTTCCGTTTCATGCGCCCGCTGGTGGAGCACGGCCACATCTTCCTGGCGCAGCCGCCGCTGTACAAGCTCAAGTGGCAGCGCAGCCAGCCGGAGTTCGCGTACTCCGACCGTGAGCGCGACGGGTTGATGGAGGCCGGGCTCAAGGCCGGCAAGAAGATCAACAAGGACGACGGCATCCAGCGCTACAAGGGTCTTGGTGAGATGGATGCCAAGGAACTGTGGGAGACCACTATGGACCCGTCCGTGCGTGTGCTGCGTCAGGTGACACTCGACGATGCTGCCGCGGCCGACGAGCTGTTCTCGATTCTGATGGGCGAGGACGTCGAGGCGCGCCGCAGCTTCATCACCCGAAACGCCAGGGACGTGCGCTTCCTCGACGTGTAGTGGCGCTTGCCCAACCGGCGAGATAGTTGCGGATTCAATTTGATCTTGAATCTTTTGGCTCCGATGGAACCGATCCCGATGTTCTGCCGTCGTACGTACGAGTACGAAAAGCAGCCGGGAGGGATTGTCTAGATGGGTGAGAAGTTCAGTGTCGACACCGAGAAGTTGGCGGGTTTTGGCGGCGGCGTCCAGGACCTAGCTGCATACATCGGCAAGGTTCAAGGTCTGGTGGACTCCGATGGTGGCCCGAAGAATGGGTGGGAGGGACTCATGTCCCAGCTCAAGAGCCCGTTTGAGAACACCAAGACTGAGACATCCAAGCGGTACGACAAGCGTCAGATTGCCACGTACATGACCGGCAATGAGTTGATCTCGCTGGCGAATGTGTACAAGGAACAAGAGAGGACGCGAGGCGCCAAGATCAGAGCCGCCGCGTCGACGTTGCCGGGACATGACTCTCCCCAGGCCGGCGATGCGACGACTACCGCTGCGCACCTCGCGACGGGGGATCTACCGGAGCTGGCCGCTCCGAAGGAAGAAGAAGCGGATGTGCGGGGACTCATCAAAGACTCCATTGGATGGGTTGCCGACGCAGATGAACAGATCGAGAAGGTTTCGGGATGGAGCCCCATCAATGACACCTTTAAAAAGGTTGTGGGTAACTGGGCGGAGCTGACACGCATCGGGAACGTGTACGAAAAGGCCGGGAAAGGCATGGAGGGCGCGGGCAAGTCGCTGGAGGCGATGACCACGCAGTCGGGTTCGCATTGGGATGGCAAGGCGGCCCAGTCCTTTGACACCTACTCCAAGAACCTGAGCAAGGCACTGGAGGCGGAGGCGCCACTGACGAAGGTCATCAAGGATTGCCTGGATGTTCTGGTGGAGCAGATCAAGAAATTGGTCAAATCCATCGCCGAATTGGTCGTCAAAAAGCTGGAAGAGGAAGTCCAGATCGACACCTGGAAGGACAAGCTCAAGGTCCTAGCGAAGAAAATTCCCATCGCGGGAACAGCTTGGCAAATTGAGCGATTGGGCGAGATTCTCGTCAAAGTCTGGACGGAAGCATCGAAGCTAGTCGACCAAGTTCAGAAGGCCGTCGAGTTGGTGAAGTCCGTCATCGAGTTCTTCAAAGATCCGGCAGGGTATTTGAAGGACAAGGGTTCGGATGCCCTGAACAAGGCGTTGGACGGTGCTCTGGATAAGGCGGGCATCGAAAGCGATGCAGGCAAACAGCTTGCCAAGGATCTTCCCGCAGCGGTCTTGTCGGCTGACGACTACCAGAGGGCCCCGGACGGAGGGCTTCCCGTGAGTGCGGGCAGTACACCGTGGGATGATGGCAACTGATGATCGATATTCCCGATGATCCCGACCTGCGAGCGCTGGTGCTCAAGGTAGCCGACGGCGTCGCGGAGATGGAAGCGGCTCGATTGGAGGCCGAGCGGTTTATCGAAACCCCGATTGAGCCGGTGTTCCAAAGCCAGCAGCAAGAGGAGACGCCTCTTCCTCTCTTGCCAACCTCATCAGAACTCGAAGAAGACGACTTTTACGCGTTCAACGACCCGTTCGGCAGGAAGAAGTGGAAGTGATATGAGCAGGCGAGCATGCGTAGTCATCATGGCCACGGCGGGCCTTCTTGCCACGGGTTGCGGGCCGCAGAAGACGGAGCCTGACGCAACGACACGGAGTTCTTCAGAATCGTCGGTTGCGCCCTCGACGGAGGCGAAAAGCTCTGGCTACCAACCGTTTACCCCGGCGACGGATCCATGCGCTCTGGTAGCGCCGGAACAGCTGAATCAGCAGGGAGCGACACCGATCAAGCCGGGAGTGGCGGATACCGCCAACGGCGTACAACAGTGTTCGTACAAGGACGACGGTGGCCATGAGGTGCTCAGTGTGTCGCTCTTCAAGAACTCGGACGGGGCCTCGAACTACCGAAAGATCCACGTCCGGATTCTTGAATCTGAGGGCGCGCAGATCTATGTCATGAAAGATGAGCCGGACGAATGCGGTGTTGGATTGGTGGATCCGGAGGACAACATCGCCAAGTTTGTATTCGAGCCGGGTGCCGCCGCTGTTGCCGCTGCTGGCTTGCCAGCCGGTCAAACCTGGTGTGATTTCTCAGCGCCCGTGATCGCCGAGGCCAACAAGAAGTTAGGTTGGACGAAGTAGGGCTAATGACTTTGGGTGACAGAGCCAGTTACCCAAAGTCATGCTGAATCACTCGTACTTGACGTCCCAGCCAAGCTTTTTGTAGCGCTGCTTCTCACGTTCCTGCGCTTGCTTGTCGGCCTTCTCCTGCTCGCTCCAGTCGCCGATGACAGCTGGTGATGCCTTGGGTAGGTCGCCCATGAACTCGTAGGTGTTGTCGAGGTTGATCAGGATCGCCGGGGTCTCGTGGTCGTCGTCCTCGTCGTGACCGCCCTTACCGTGGGCGCCCGCGCCCCCCATCATGCCCATGGGACCCATTGCGCCGCCGCGTACTCCGGAAGCTCCGACGGCAGCCGGGTTGGTGCCCGCTCCGCTGGTGGCTCCGCCTGGAAGTCCGCCTCCGGCGCGCAATGCGCTGGCGCCGCCGGCAGTTCCCGAGGCGAGGCCTGTCCCGCCGGCAGAACCTGAGGAGCCGTAACCGGCAGCGGTCGTCGCTCCTAGCGGGAGGCCGGAACCACCTGTGCCCGTACCGGTTCCAGATCCAAACGGTGAGCTTCCGCCAGCACCAGAACCCGAGCCAGCGCCTTGCCCACCGCCTGAGCCGCTGCCGGAACCTGAACCGGCGCCCTGCCCTTGTCCTTGTCCGCCCTGCCCCTCGCCGTTGGCGAGCTGTGGCTTGGTGTCCTTGTTGGCCAGGCCGTCGGTGCCGCCGCCCGGGGACTGCAGATTGTTACCGGAACCACCACCCGAGTTGCCGCCGCCGCTACCGCCGCCACCGCCGGGTCCCTGAGGCATCGAGCCCATCAGTGAACCTTGCTTGGTCTCATCAACCTCGGGCCTATCGACACTGAGCGGTTCGGTATAGAGGCGCTGCGCCTCGGCCCGAACGGCTTCTAGAAGCTTTTGCTTGGCGTCCTTATCGGTGTCCTGAGGCGGTACGGGGTACTGCTGTGGAACGTAACCCGCGTTGGTTAGGCAAGCCCCATCCTGAAACAGTGCATTCTGCAGCTTTCCGGCCTTGGTAGGGATGCCATCTTCGGCCTGGAGCTCTTGGTACTTGGCGTTAAGCGCCGCGCGTGCCGTCTCCGGCCCCTCACCTGTCCAGATTGGCTGCATAACGCTGGACGCCCGGGTGTAGTGCTCGGCAGCGTCAGAGACCTTTGTGTATATATCGCTCCACTTTTGAGCCAAGCTGAAGGCATTGTCGGGTCTAAGTTCACCCAGTTTCCCGACAATTTCCGCGTGCGACATGCCATCCCAGCCGTCACCGGACATGATCGTTCCCCTCTCGGATCATTTCGGGAGTTTTCCCGCGGTAGCAGTGGCGATCTCGACAGCCTTGACACACGCGTCGGGTATCACCTTCTCGGCCTTGCTATCCCGAACGCTGACAAGAGTCGCAACGACCGATTTCTGTGACGGAATCTGCACAGAACAAAAGGTCGTGCCCTTCTGCTGTCCACGGTCTACAGATCCCTGAAGGCCAGCGACATTCAGCGGACGAGCGTCGGGGTAGTTATCGAGGTTGAGGTAGTCAGCGATCGTCTGATTGTTCACCAATTGCTGAAGTATCCAGCCGTCGCCTTTCCAGATGCAACCTCGCTGGAGCCCGTCAGCGGCATCTTCCACGGAGGCTGGATCAACACCCCACGCCATCAGCTCCGCGGCACTATAGGTCAGGCATGGATCGAACGTTGTGCCGTCACTGTTGTGATCGGGAGGCGCATGTGGCGCAGGAAGGGTGTTGCTCACCGCGGGGGAGGACCCGGCCGTCGTGAGGGTGTTTGAAGAGGCCGTGACCGTTGCAGTAACGGCGTCGCCAGAGACAGCACCACCGCAGCCGGCGGCGGTGAGAGCCACCGTCGTCAACAGCACCAGTCGGGACAGGCTAGTCATTTGTACTCGACCGTTAGCTTGTGGTCGAAGATGCGGCCCGCGTTGTAGGCCTCCATGTTGTTGTACAGCACTTCCATCGCAAGCAAGTGGTCAATTTTGTCCTGACAGTCCTTCTTCAAATCTGTCAGGTGGGTCACCATCTCGGGCGCTTGCTTGCGGTAGTGCTGCATGGCCTTGTTTCCGGTATTCAGTGCTCCGAATCCCTCGACGCGCCCGGCTCCCTCGGCAAGGGTTAGCGCCTCGTTGATGAGATCCAGGGCAGGGAGTAGCTCCTTGGCAACCGTTTGCCCGGCCTTCTCCTCCATGTGCAGAACCTTGCCCGCATCGTTGGCCGCGCTCCGCTGCGCGTCGGGGCTCATTCCGCCCAGATCAAAGCTGTACGTCTTATCGGTCATGCTCCGCCTCCAGAAACCTGCTCTCAAATGGATACGACGCCCCTACCCCAGGTTCGGTTCCATCTTTCCTGAACTTTCTTCGACGGAGCCCAGGAGGGGTCTACCTCGCGGACCGCTGAGAAAAAAACCCCAGACCATGGTCATATTCGTAGGCGAAGCTTTAGCCCTGACGTGAGGGGTCGCCACCGAGCCCGGAGGCGGTCCGGTCGTCGGTCGCGATGAATGCAGTGCTGGTCAGCCGAAGCTTGTCGCGATAGTCATCGCAACGGGCCCCGTCACTGGTTATCAGTCCGGCCAGTCGCTCGACGGCGGGTCCGATGTCGGCCATCTGGTCGGCATAGTGAGAGCCAAAGGTCTCGGCGCGCAGCTCGCAGGACCTCACTTTGTCGCCCTGGGCCCGCAGACCCTCGGCGGCACGTCCCCACACACCCGCCAAACTCTCGACGCCGTCAGAGTCGATGTACGTCATAAGAACGACCCTTCTTAGTTTCAACTACCTATTCGGACGCAGGTCCGCGCGAATCGGTTCCATGAGTTTGGACGGATTACAGCCCCGGGCAGGTAGCGGTGAGCTCGACGGGGTGCGGCTCGTCGTACGACTTGTTCTGGTAGATCCGATACAGGTTGGCCTTGACGTGAAGGATGTTGCCTTCTTTGGCCACCGAGGCATCGGCGGGAACGCGGGTGGTGTAGTTGAACAGGGCCCCGCCCACATAGCCGTGAAGTACGGCATCATCTTTCACCTCGAAGGTGAGGGTGTTACCGAGTTTGCCTAAGCCCGGCTTGACCGCAATCTTCAACGAGCCGTTCGGTTCTCGGATGCAAGAGGCGGCATCGGTGCCGTCGACCAGGACTCGGCCGTCCACTGTGGCGTTCACGCGCGGTCCCTTGGGGTCGGGCGTGGGAGGCAGGGGTGGTGCCGACGGCTGCTGTGGATGGGGATAGGCGGGGCATGTTGCCGTGACGGTAAACGGAATCGGCTTAGGCTCACCCGGGTCGAGATTTAGGAACACCACACCGGAAACGTTGTAGGTCGAGCCCTGCACCACCACGGTGGGAGGCGATGGCAGATGGGACCACGTTTTCCACAGGTACATGCCACCGTCCGGCGCACCGATGCGGATCTCGTTCACGGTGGATGTCCCGGTGTCCAGCCGCAAGCTCAGTGAACTCGCTTGTGGTGCAGTGCTAAAGCTGATTGTGGTCTCTTCAGTAAAGCCGAGACAGACCGGGTCGCTGAACGTCAGCGGATGTCCGTCGAGGGTGGCTTCGATGGTGGCCGGGCCGCGAGGGAAATTGGGAGGCAGTGGCGCCGTCGTGGTCGAGACCGGCACCACCGCCGATGTCGCGGTGGGCGTATCGGCCGGCGGCTTCGGATCGCACGCGGCAGCGGGCAGCCCGACGAGCAATGCCAGGAGGATTCCCAGGGTCCTTTTCGTGGCCGGGCTAGCGCTCAGTCCCGAGATCCGTAACATCAGAGCCCCCTCAATTGATCTGGTTATCAGAGTTTTTCGCTTGCGTGGCCGCCGACGGATCATGCGGCGCAGGCACCCCCGCGCCGGATGGACTGCAGTGCGGGTAGCGGAATACGGGGCTGCCACGCTGCGGAGTGAACCGGCCCCATACGTTCGGCGGGCATGACGAGCACGAGGTCGTCGCCGTCGAGGTACCAGGCCTTGTAGTCGCCGCTGTAGCCGCCGTGATCGGGCCGGGGTTCGAACTCGCCGATACTGAATTGGGGGGTCTTGTCCAGGGCTGCGGCCTGCTCAACGTAAGGGCGTACGAGCGGCGGGAGCGCGGTCAGCGGATCGACACCCGGGCAGAACAGGTCCGCGAGCTCGAGTTGCCTTTT
This genomic window from Mycobacteroides chelonae contains:
- the gnd gene encoding phosphogluconate dehydrogenase (NAD(+)-dependent, decarboxylating), which encodes MQLGLVGLGKMGFNMRDRLRAGGHEVIGYDPRPEVTDVPSLKGLADALEAPRVVWVMVPSGPITQQTIAELAEELSEGDLVIDGGNSRFTEDQPNADLLAAKGIGYIDAGVSGGVWGKENGYGLMVGGSDADVARALPIFDTLRPEGDRADGFVHAGPVGAGHYAKMIHNGIEYGLMHAYAEGYELLAAEPLITDVQAVLQAWTKGTVVRSWLLDLLAKALKEDPGFDAISGYTEDSGEGRWTVEEAINHRVPAPVIAASLFARFASRQEDSPAMKAVSALRNQFGGHAVKRVGLSG
- the recF gene encoding DNA replication/repair protein RecF (All proteins in this family for which functions are known are DNA-binding proteins that assist the filamentation of RecA onto DNA for the initiation of recombination or recombinational repair.) — its product is MYVRQLGLRDFRSWERVDLELEPGRTVFVGPNGYGKTNLVEALWYSSTLGSHRVATDAPLVRNGAERAVVSTIVVNDGRELAIDLEIAAGRANKARINRSPVRSPREIVGILHAVLFAPEDLSLVRGDPSDRRRFLDDLLIQRRPRMAGVRADYDKVLRQRTALLKTAGAALRQRNDQSVLDTLDVWNGHLVAHGAELLSARIELVGELRPLVEKSYQLLAPASRLADIAYRSSVEGVDGELSVERLTEALNAGLAAKRSAEIERGVCLVGPHRDDLELRLGDGPAKGFASHGESWSFALALRLAAFDLLRSDGTDPLLMLDDVFAELDGARRRSLATVAADAEQVLVTAAVPDDVPEELSARTVTVDVQEDPSGRKSVAHE
- a CDS encoding DUF721 family protein; this translates as MSEEEAWPPEHLAGVAGMDLVRRVLEEARGAAKQQGKDIGRGGRSPQQRRRVAGGRRTWSGPGPDARDPQLLGRAAGDLANRRGWSSRVSEGAVFGRWEAVVGEQIAAHATPTALNEGVLTVSAESTAWATQLRLVQAQLLAKIAAAVGDGVVTSLKISGPTAPSWRKGPRHIAGRGPRDTYG
- the gyrB gene encoding DNA topoisomerase (ATP-hydrolyzing) subunit B, translated to MAAPKKSAKSEYSADSITILEGLEAVRKRPGMYIGSTGERGLHHLIWEVVDNSVDEAMAGYATTVEVTMLEDGGIQVKDDGRGIPVAMHASGIPTVDVVMTQLHAGGKFDSDSYAVSGGLHGVGISVVNALSTKVELEILRDGHEWQQVYTASVPGTLQQGAATKKTGTTVRFWADPEIFETTTYDFETVARRLQEQAFLNKGLTIKLTDERVSNADVTDEVVSDTAEAPKSAEEQAAESAAPHKVKNRVFHYPDGLVDFVKHINRTKSAIHTTIVDFSGKGEGHEVEIAMQWNAGYSESVHTFANTINTHEGGTHEEGFRAALTTVVNKYAKEKKLLKEKDTNLTGDDIREGLAAVISVKVGEPQFEGQTKTKLGNTEVKSFVQKVCNEQLQHWFDSNPADAKTVVNKAVSSAQARIAARKARELVRRKSATDIGGLPGKLADCRSTDPSKSELYVVEGDSAGGSAKSGRDSMFQAILPLRGKIINVEKARIDRVLKNTEVQAIITALGTGIHDEFDIAKLRYHKIVLMADADVDGQHISTLLLTLLFRFMRPLVEHGHIFLAQPPLYKLKWQRSQPEFAYSDRERDGLMEAGLKAGKKINKDDGIQRYKGLGEMDAKELWETTMDPSVRVLRQVTLDDAAAADELFSILMGEDVEARRSFITRNARDVRFLDV
- a CDS encoding DUF3558 family protein; the encoded protein is MATAGLLATGCGPQKTEPDATTRSSSESSVAPSTEAKSSGYQPFTPATDPCALVAPEQLNQQGATPIKPGVADTANGVQQCSYKDDGGHEVLSVSLFKNSDGASNYRKIHVRILESEGAQIYVMKDEPDECGVGLVDPEDNIAKFVFEPGAAAVAAAGLPAGQTWCDFSAPVIAEANKKLGWTK
- a CDS encoding DUF3558 family protein, with translation MTSLSRLVLLTTVALTAAGCGGAVSGDAVTATVTASSNTLTTAGSSPAVSNTLPAPHAPPDHNSDGTTFDPCLTYSAAELMAWGVDPASVEDAADGLQRGCIWKGDGWILQQLVNNQTIADYLNLDNYPDARPLNVAGLQGSVDRGQQKGTTFCSVQIPSQKSVVATLVSVRDSKAEKVIPDACVKAVEIATATAGKLPK
- a CDS encoding lipoprotein LpqH, translated to MLRISGLSASPATKRTLGILLALLVGLPAAACDPKPPADTPTATSAVVPVSTTTAPLPPNFPRGPATIEATLDGHPLTFSDPVCLGFTEETTISFSTAPQASSLSLRLDTGTSTVNEIRIGAPDGGMYLWKTWSHLPSPPTVVVQGSTYNVSGVVFLNLDPGEPKPIPFTVTATCPAYPHPQQPSAPPLPPTPDPKGPRVNATVDGRVLVDGTDAASCIREPNGSLKIAVKPGLGKLGNTLTFEVKDDAVLHGYVGGALFNYTTRVPADASVAKEGNILHVKANLYRIYQNKSYDEPHPVELTATCPGL